Proteins co-encoded in one Minwuia thermotolerans genomic window:
- a CDS encoding hemerythrin domain-containing protein — protein MQFITEILKDDHDRVLSALDDMLSTSQSQDDTRRQLLDKVRDELELHTSFEEEVFYPEAREATGLDAEINDDLKEHREADMLLDRLSAMSSIGERWMDVAKDLRDALEHHIRDEQNELFPAAEKAIPSDRLQAMSRAYLARKNGEGYRQAG, from the coding sequence ATGCAATTCATCACCGAGATCCTGAAGGACGACCATGACCGGGTGCTCAGCGCCCTGGACGACATGCTCTCCACCAGCCAGAGCCAGGATGACACCCGCCGCCAGCTCCTCGACAAGGTCCGGGACGAGCTGGAGCTGCACACCAGCTTCGAGGAGGAGGTCTTCTACCCCGAGGCCCGCGAGGCGACCGGTCTGGATGCGGAGATCAACGACGATCTGAAGGAGCACCGCGAGGCCGACATGCTGCTGGACCGGCTTTCCGCCATGAGCTCGATCGGCGAGCGATGGATGGATGTCGCCAAGGACCTTCGGGACGCGCTGGAACACCACATCCGCGACGAACAGAACGAGCTGTTCCCTGCGGCAGAAAAGGCCATCCCCTCCGACAGGCTGCAGGCGATGAGCCGCGCCTACCTGGCGCGGAAGAACGGCGAAGGCTACCGCCAGGCGGGCTGA
- a CDS encoding hemerythrin domain-containing protein, protein MRSIIDILKEDHRRVQGVIDDILATTENSEKTREELFEKIKTDLELHTSFEEEVFYPEARKATGMDEEIRDDLKEHKEADQMLDKLSAMSVTSDRWMKELRNLKDALEHHIEDEQGELFPATEKAISEERLQEMGRSYLARRGDDRVRQAG, encoded by the coding sequence ATGCGCAGCATCATCGATATCCTGAAAGAGGATCATAGGCGTGTCCAGGGTGTGATTGACGATATTCTCGCAACAACCGAGAATTCTGAAAAGACGCGCGAGGAGTTGTTCGAAAAGATCAAGACGGATCTCGAGCTCCACACCAGTTTCGAAGAGGAGGTCTTCTATCCGGAAGCCCGCAAGGCGACGGGGATGGACGAGGAGATACGGGACGACCTGAAAGAGCACAAGGAAGCCGACCAGATGCTGGACAAGCTTTCGGCGATGAGTGTCACAAGCGATCGCTGGATGAAGGAACTCAGGAACCTGAAGGATGCGCTGGAGCATCACATCGAAGACGAACAGGGCGAACTCTTTCCCGCTACCGAGAAAGCCATTTCCGAAGAGAGGCTACAGGAGATGGGCCGTTCCTATCTCGCCCGCCGCGGGGACGACCGCGTCAGGCAGGCCGGTTGA
- the ligD gene encoding DNA ligase D, with translation MASTRNLKTYQSKRDFRESPEPRGSVSKTDGRLYVIQSHDASRHHYDFRLELDGVLLSWAIPKGPSLDPSDKRLAVRTEDHPVDYGGFEGVIPKGYGAGTVMLWDRGEWEAKDDPREALEKGELKFTLKGARLKGGWALVRMKGGKDGGKENWLLVKEKDDHADPETEPGERWTTSVKSRRKMKTIADEGQDLKKGKRYSPGGRAATKPKKSSSGQGGGSSGAKSKGKNAGTGNGGMALEFIEPQLATLVDDPPEGEEWLHEIKYDGYRIQAKIKDGEVRLISRNGKDWTDRYPDVAGALKKLKIDSAVMDGELVALDDRGHSNFSRLQQSQRKGDVSLRYYVFDLLHLDGKDIRKSPLTDRKAKLADVVPAKDQRVRYSDHIEGSGEATIEKACDMGMEGIVSKKADAPYKSGRGRGWLKSKCVGDDEFVIVGYRRSDKRGRPFSSLLLGAWDGDELVYRGRVGTGYDARDFDELGGKLDRLSRKTCPLADPPSEARRGAVWVTPKLVAQVAYTEMTGDGLLRHPSYKGLREDKAAREVRTGSPQPGDGENEMELENVRITSPDKVLFPEQGATKRRVAEYLHGNAERILTWLADRPLTFVRCPDGRDDECFFQQHHTASTPDEIGWVEIEESGGKTARHLVISDARGLVAAAQIAVLEFHLWGARKDRIDRPERIVFDLDPDEGLDFRDVRAAARELKDILEGVGLKSYPMLTGGKGIHVIVPIQRRRGWDDVKAFAAGLARRMAAADPDGYVAQASKAKRKGRIFIDWLRNERGATAIAPYSPRARAGAPVATPVGWEELARIDRANRYTLDNIGARLKRLKSDPWEGYGEERQSVTDELLAFVKAD, from the coding sequence ATGGCAAGCACCCGCAATCTGAAAACCTACCAGTCGAAGCGGGACTTCCGCGAGAGCCCCGAACCCCGGGGGTCTGTCAGCAAGACCGACGGGCGCCTCTACGTGATCCAGTCCCACGACGCCAGCCGCCACCACTACGACTTCCGCCTGGAGCTGGATGGCGTGCTGCTGAGCTGGGCCATCCCGAAGGGGCCGAGTCTCGACCCGTCCGACAAGCGCCTCGCCGTCCGCACCGAGGACCATCCGGTCGACTATGGCGGCTTCGAGGGCGTGATTCCGAAGGGCTACGGCGCCGGCACCGTCATGCTGTGGGATCGCGGCGAATGGGAGGCGAAGGACGACCCCCGCGAAGCCCTCGAGAAGGGCGAGCTGAAATTCACCCTGAAGGGCGCCCGGCTGAAGGGCGGCTGGGCGCTGGTCCGCATGAAAGGGGGAAAGGACGGCGGCAAGGAGAACTGGCTGCTGGTCAAGGAGAAGGACGACCACGCCGATCCGGAGACCGAGCCCGGCGAGCGCTGGACCACCAGCGTGAAGTCGCGCCGGAAGATGAAGACCATCGCCGACGAAGGCCAGGATCTGAAGAAGGGGAAACGCTACAGCCCCGGCGGCCGGGCCGCGACGAAGCCGAAGAAATCCTCTTCGGGACAGGGCGGCGGTTCATCCGGCGCCAAGAGCAAAGGGAAGAACGCCGGAACGGGGAACGGCGGCATGGCCCTCGAATTCATCGAACCGCAGCTGGCGACCCTGGTCGACGACCCGCCTGAAGGCGAGGAATGGCTGCACGAGATCAAGTATGACGGCTATCGCATCCAGGCGAAGATCAAGGATGGCGAGGTGCGCCTGATCAGCCGCAATGGCAAGGACTGGACGGATCGCTATCCGGATGTCGCCGGGGCGCTGAAGAAACTGAAGATCGACAGCGCGGTCATGGACGGCGAGCTGGTCGCGCTGGACGACCGCGGCCACAGCAACTTCTCCCGGCTTCAGCAGAGCCAGCGCAAGGGCGATGTTTCGCTGCGCTACTACGTCTTCGACCTTCTGCATCTGGACGGAAAGGACATTCGCAAGTCGCCCCTGACGGACCGCAAGGCGAAACTGGCGGACGTCGTCCCCGCGAAGGACCAGCGCGTGCGCTACAGCGACCATATCGAAGGCTCCGGCGAGGCGACCATCGAGAAGGCCTGCGACATGGGCATGGAAGGCATCGTGTCGAAGAAGGCCGATGCGCCCTACAAGTCGGGCCGCGGGCGCGGCTGGCTGAAGTCGAAATGCGTCGGCGACGACGAGTTCGTCATCGTCGGCTACCGCAGGTCCGACAAGAGGGGCCGGCCCTTCTCCTCCCTGCTGCTTGGCGCCTGGGACGGCGACGAGCTGGTCTATCGCGGGCGCGTCGGCACCGGCTACGACGCGCGGGACTTCGACGAACTGGGCGGCAAGCTCGACCGGCTGTCGCGCAAGACCTGCCCCCTCGCCGATCCGCCCTCGGAAGCCCGGCGCGGCGCGGTCTGGGTCACGCCGAAGCTGGTTGCCCAGGTCGCCTATACCGAGATGACCGGCGACGGGCTGCTGCGCCATCCCAGCTACAAGGGCCTGCGCGAGGACAAGGCGGCGCGCGAGGTGCGCACTGGCTCGCCGCAGCCCGGCGACGGGGAGAACGAGATGGAACTGGAAAACGTCCGCATCACCAGCCCCGACAAGGTGCTGTTCCCCGAGCAGGGCGCGACCAAGCGCCGGGTGGCCGAATACCTGCACGGCAATGCCGAACGGATACTGACCTGGCTCGCGGACCGTCCGCTGACCTTCGTGCGCTGTCCGGACGGACGCGACGACGAGTGCTTCTTCCAGCAGCACCACACGGCTTCGACCCCGGACGAGATCGGATGGGTGGAGATCGAGGAAAGCGGCGGCAAGACCGCTCGGCACCTGGTCATTTCCGACGCCAGGGGGCTGGTGGCGGCGGCGCAGATCGCCGTCCTGGAGTTTCATCTCTGGGGCGCGCGCAAGGACCGGATCGACCGGCCGGAGCGGATCGTCTTCGATCTCGACCCGGACGAGGGCCTGGATTTCCGGGACGTGCGAGCGGCTGCGCGGGAACTGAAGGACATTCTCGAAGGCGTGGGGCTGAAATCATACCCCATGCTCACCGGCGGCAAGGGCATCCACGTCATCGTACCAATCCAGCGCCGCCGCGGCTGGGACGACGTCAAGGCCTTCGCCGCCGGCCTGGCGCGCCGGATGGCCGCCGCCGATCCCGACGGCTACGTGGCCCAGGCCTCCAAGGCGAAGCGCAAGGGCCGGATATTCATCGACTGGCTGCGCAACGAGCGTGGCGCCACGGCCATCGCTCCCTATTCGCCCCGCGCCCGTGCGGGCGCGCCCGTGGCGACGCCGGTCGGCTGGGAGGAACTCGCCCGCATCGACCGGGCGAACCGCTACACGCTGGACAATATCGGCGCGCGGCTGAAACGGCTGAAATCGGATCCCTGGGAAGGCTATGGCGAGGAGCGTCAATCGGTGACCGACGAACTACTGGCCTTCGTCAAAGCCGATTAG
- a CDS encoding Ku protein yields the protein MAMRAYWKGHIRLSLVTVGVELYSAVERSGRLTLHQIHKPSGKRVRHEKVVPGIGPVDADDIVKGFAVDGDEYVLIEPEELDALKLETRRTIELVQFVDAPEIDPRYFEKPYYVVPADDEVAQEGFSVIRDALRKAGKVGLGQMAARGRDYVVAVKPCGDGLLLETLRYADEIRRSDRVFADIPDRKLDKEMLDLAGELIERKSAPFEPENFRSQYAEAMRELIEEKRSSGKVVAGSGERRRGKDGDNVVDLMDALKKSVDKGKKSGGGKRQTSGRGGRKKAAG from the coding sequence ATGGCCATGCGCGCCTATTGGAAGGGACATATCCGGCTGTCGCTCGTCACCGTTGGGGTCGAGCTCTACTCCGCCGTCGAGCGCTCCGGCCGGCTCACCCTGCATCAGATCCACAAGCCGTCGGGCAAACGGGTCCGCCACGAAAAGGTGGTGCCCGGCATCGGACCCGTCGACGCCGACGATATCGTCAAGGGCTTCGCCGTCGACGGCGACGAATACGTGCTGATCGAACCCGAAGAGCTGGACGCGCTGAAACTGGAGACCCGGCGCACCATCGAACTGGTGCAGTTCGTCGACGCGCCGGAGATCGACCCGCGCTATTTCGAGAAACCGTACTATGTGGTTCCCGCCGACGACGAGGTGGCGCAGGAGGGCTTCAGCGTCATCCGCGACGCCCTGCGCAAGGCCGGCAAGGTCGGTCTCGGCCAGATGGCCGCCCGGGGCCGCGACTATGTGGTGGCGGTGAAGCCCTGCGGCGACGGTCTGCTGCTGGAGACGCTGCGCTACGCCGACGAGATCCGCAGGAGCGACCGGGTGTTCGCCGACATCCCGGACAGGAAACTGGACAAGGAGATGCTGGACCTCGCCGGCGAGCTGATCGAACGCAAATCGGCGCCCTTCGAGCCGGAGAACTTCCGTTCCCAGTACGCCGAAGCGATGCGGGAGCTGATCGAGGAGAAGCGCTCCTCGGGCAAGGTCGTGGCCGGTTCCGGCGAACGCCGCCGCGGCAAGGACGGCGACAACGTCGTCGATCTGATGGACGCGCTGAAGAAGAGCGTGGACAAGGGCAAGAAATCCGGCGGGGGCAAGCGGCAGACCTCAGGTCGCGGCGGGCGGAAGAAGGCGGCGGGCTGA
- a CDS encoding DUF421 domain-containing protein, producing the protein METFYELIGRGAEPLAWWQMCIRAAIILTYAVALYRLMPRRAFGNSAAIDIAVMVIVGSCLSRALTGTAPLLPTLAAMALFAALYGGLSWAAYYSRWASKLVKGRSLLLVKDGEVDWKAMRLAQLGHRDLEENLRQNGVAQIESVAEAHLERDGSISVVRRAER; encoded by the coding sequence ATGGAGACGTTCTACGAACTCATCGGCCGCGGCGCCGAACCGCTCGCTTGGTGGCAGATGTGCATCCGCGCGGCCATCATCCTGACCTACGCCGTCGCGCTCTACCGGCTGATGCCCCGGCGGGCCTTCGGCAACAGCGCGGCGATCGATATCGCGGTCATGGTCATCGTGGGCTCCTGCCTCAGCCGGGCGCTCACCGGCACGGCGCCGCTGCTGCCGACGCTTGCCGCCATGGCGCTTTTCGCCGCGCTCTACGGGGGCCTTTCATGGGCCGCCTATTACAGCCGGTGGGCTTCGAAGCTGGTGAAGGGGCGTTCCCTGCTGCTGGTGAAGGACGGCGAGGTCGATTGGAAAGCAATGAGGCTGGCCCAACTCGGCCATCGCGATCTGGAGGAGAACCTGCGGCAGAACGGCGTCGCCCAGATCGAAAGCGTGGCGGAGGCGCATCTGGAGCGGGATGGCTCGATCAGCGTTGTCCGCCGCGCCGAGCGATAG
- a CDS encoding L,D-transpeptidase family protein: MLKGTRSSILALFVCLLPAPALAQNAVGGDCGPVDGEQTAFIRDGAVSRALHARLNGCGPFAVDGHTLDRQGLAAFYRDRGYQPLWVGEQGALPAARTLLDQIRKADRDLLQPGDYAPDAIAARLDAERPAGLAELELLASHAFAEYGVDLDRGSVSSEMNFLNDAVAPRDASYGSILDRAAGAPSLERFVRQRRDLNPIYVGLRDGLPQLRRDQDAQDRVTIPDGPVVARGERDERVPLLRRRLGLQPPQDASESDLYTAALAQAVERFQEANGLAADGLLGPNTRTVLNTSLQDRLRIARLNLERARWLPREMGERHIVVDIPGFRVRLFEDGRQVASMRAIVGQEYNRTPPFADRAEYIQVNPYWNVPNSILTNEIAPKMLDNPDYLAENNMEVLSGWGAGAHVLDPSRVNWQAASRGDAGFRVRQRPGPENALGQVKFMFPNRYSIYLHDTPHQELFEKNRRTFSHGCIRVEEPMRLAEFLLQGTSGAGREDVARLIASGERERIGLDVRVPVYITYFTAWPAADGSIEFRPDVYGRDAELRDQMFE; the protein is encoded by the coding sequence ATGCTGAAAGGAACACGATCCTCCATTCTCGCCCTTTTCGTCTGTCTGCTTCCAGCGCCGGCGCTGGCGCAGAACGCCGTTGGCGGCGACTGCGGGCCGGTGGACGGCGAGCAGACCGCCTTCATCCGGGACGGCGCCGTCAGCCGCGCCCTTCATGCCCGGTTGAACGGTTGCGGACCGTTCGCCGTCGACGGCCACACCCTTGACCGGCAGGGGCTGGCAGCGTTCTACCGCGATCGGGGCTACCAGCCGCTCTGGGTCGGCGAGCAGGGCGCCTTGCCCGCCGCGCGGACCCTGCTGGACCAGATACGCAAGGCCGACCGGGATCTGCTGCAACCCGGCGACTATGCACCCGACGCCATCGCCGCGCGTCTCGATGCGGAGCGTCCTGCCGGGCTGGCCGAACTCGAACTGCTGGCCAGCCACGCCTTCGCCGAATACGGCGTCGATCTGGATCGCGGATCCGTCTCGTCGGAGATGAATTTCCTCAATGACGCCGTGGCGCCGAGAGACGCCTCCTACGGGTCGATCCTCGACCGCGCCGCCGGGGCGCCCTCGCTCGAACGCTTTGTCCGCCAGCGGCGGGATCTCAACCCGATCTATGTCGGATTGCGGGACGGACTGCCGCAGCTTCGCCGCGACCAGGACGCGCAGGATCGGGTGACCATTCCCGACGGCCCCGTAGTGGCCCGGGGAGAGCGGGACGAGCGGGTGCCGCTGCTGCGCCGGCGGCTGGGCCTTCAGCCGCCACAGGACGCTTCGGAGAGCGATCTCTACACGGCGGCTCTCGCGCAGGCGGTGGAGCGCTTTCAGGAGGCCAATGGCCTCGCCGCCGACGGCCTGCTGGGCCCGAACACCCGCACGGTCCTCAACACCAGTCTGCAGGACCGCCTGCGCATCGCCCGGCTGAACCTGGAGCGCGCGCGCTGGCTGCCCAGGGAGATGGGCGAGCGCCATATCGTGGTGGATATCCCCGGCTTCCGGGTGCGCCTGTTCGAGGATGGCCGCCAGGTCGCCTCCATGCGCGCCATTGTGGGACAGGAATACAACCGCACGCCGCCCTTCGCGGATCGCGCGGAGTACATCCAGGTCAATCCGTACTGGAACGTTCCCAACTCGATCCTGACGAACGAGATCGCGCCGAAGATGCTGGATAATCCCGACTACCTGGCCGAGAACAACATGGAAGTGCTCTCCGGCTGGGGCGCCGGCGCACATGTACTGGACCCCTCCCGGGTGAACTGGCAGGCGGCCTCGCGCGGCGACGCCGGCTTCCGCGTGCGCCAGCGGCCCGGGCCGGAGAACGCGCTGGGTCAGGTGAAGTTCATGTTTCCCAACCGCTATTCGATCTACCTGCACGACACGCCGCATCAGGAGCTGTTCGAAAAGAACCGCCGCACCTTCAGCCATGGCTGCATCCGCGTGGAGGAGCCCATGCGTCTGGCCGAGTTCCTGCTGCAGGGCACGTCCGGGGCCGGGCGCGAGGACGTCGCACGACTGATCGCCTCCGGCGAGCGCGAGCGTATCGGCCTCGACGTCCGGGTGCCGGTCTACATCACCTACTTCACGGCCTG